The following proteins come from a genomic window of Pelmatolapia mariae isolate MD_Pm_ZW linkage group LG17, Pm_UMD_F_2, whole genome shotgun sequence:
- the LOC134647034 gene encoding retinal Mueller cells isomerohydrolase-like isoform X2, with amino-acid sequence MGPGLFEVGDEHFQHLFDGQALIHKFDLKNGQVTYYRKFIRTDAYVRAMTENRVVITEFGTTAYPDPCKNIFSRFFTYFRGIEVTDNCLVNVYPIGEDFYAVTETNYITKVDPDSLETLKKVDLCKYLSVNGVTAHPHTERDGTVYNIGNCFGKNMSLAYNIVKISPVPKDKSDPIEKSQVLVQLPSSERLKPSYVHSFGMTDNYFVFVEQPVKINLLKFLSAWSFRGATYMDCFESNASMGTWFHLASKEPAGYLSSHKFRTSAFNLFHHINAYEDEGFIVVDLCTWKGHEFVYNYLYLANLKEEWEEVKKAAARAPQPEVRRYVLPLDIHREDQGKNLVSLSYTTATAVLHSDGTIWLEPEVLFSGPRQAFEFPQINYSKCCGKKYSFAYGLGLNHFIPDRIVKLNVQTKETWVWQEEDSYPSEPLFVPSPGATVEDDGVLLSIVVKPGAQRPGSLLVLDARNLTELARADVTTIIPITLHGMYKP; translated from the exons ATGGGTCCAGGTCTCTTCGAGGTGGGAGATGAACATTTCCAGCACCTGTTTGATGGACAGGCTCTCATCCACAAGTTTGACCTGAAGAACGGTCAGGTGACTTACTACCGGAA GTTTATTAGGACAGATGCCTACGTTCGGGCCATGACAGAGAACAGAGTTGTCATCACTGAGTTTGGCACGACAGCCTACCCAGACCCCTGCAAAAACATCTTCTCGAG GTTCTTTACTTACTTCAGAGGCATTGAGGTGACTGATAACTGTTTAGTGAACGTCTACCCAATTGGTGAAGACTTCTACGCAGTCACTGAGACCAACTACATTACCAAGGTTGACCCTGATTCACTGGAGACATTAAAAAAG GTGGATCTTTGTAAGTACCTCTCAGTGAATGGGGTGACTGCCCACCCCCACACTGAACGAGATGGCACGGTCTACAACATTGGTAACTGCTTTGGCAAGAACATGAGTCTGGCTTATAACATTGTTAAGATCTCACCTGTTCCGAAAG ATAAATCAGACCCCATAGAGAAGTCCCAAGTGTTGGTCCAGCTGCCAAGCAGTGAGAGGCTTAAACCCTCCTACGTACACAG CTTTGGTATGACAGACAACTATTTTGTATTTGTGGAGCAGCCGGTGAAGATCAACCTGCTCAAGTTCTTGTCAGCTTGGAGCTTCAGAGGAGCCACATACATGGACTGCTTTGAGTCCAACGCCAGCATGGGG ACATGGTTCCATTTGGCCAGTAAAGAGCCAGCAGGTTATCTGAGTAGTCACAAGTTCAGAACATCAGCATTCAACCTCTTTCACCATATTAACGCCTATGAAGACGAAGGATTCATCGTTGTCGATCTCTGCACGTGGAAAGG TCATGAATTTGTGTATAACTACCTGTACCTGGCTAATCTGAAAGAGGAGTGGGAGGAGGTGAAGAAAGCAGCTGCACGAGCTCCACAGCCTGAGGTCAGACGATATGTCCTTCCACTGGATATTCACAGG gagGATCAGGGGAAGAATCTGGTATCTCTTTCGTACACTACAGCGACCGCCGTTCTTCACAGCGACGGTACTATTTGGCTCGAACCTGAAGTGCTGTTTTCTGGACCAAGACAGG CTTTCGAGTTTCCACAGATCAACTATTCAAAGTGTTGTGGGAAGAAGTACTCCTTCGCCTATGGCCTGGGACTCAACCACTTCATTCCTGACAGG ATCGTCAAGCTGAATGTGCAGACCAAAGAGACCTGGGTGTGGCAGGAGGAGGACAGTTACCCATCAGAGCCACTGTTTGTGCCGTCACCCGGAGCTACAGTGGAGGATGATG GTGTGTTGCTGAGTATTGTGGTAAAGCCAGGTGCACAGAGACCAGGTTCCCTGCTGGTGCTGGATGCCAGAAACCTGACAGAGCTCGCCAGGGCAGACGTCACCACTATCATCCCCATCACCCTGCATGGGATGTACAAGCCGTGA
- the LOC134647034 gene encoding retinal Mueller cells isomerohydrolase-like isoform X1: protein MVSRVEHPAASYKKIFESVEELNEPIPAVITGVIPSWLGGSLLRMGPGLFEVGDEHFQHLFDGQALIHKFDLKNGQVTYYRKFIRTDAYVRAMTENRVVITEFGTTAYPDPCKNIFSRFFTYFRGIEVTDNCLVNVYPIGEDFYAVTETNYITKVDPDSLETLKKVDLCKYLSVNGVTAHPHTERDGTVYNIGNCFGKNMSLAYNIVKISPVPKDKSDPIEKSQVLVQLPSSERLKPSYVHSFGMTDNYFVFVEQPVKINLLKFLSAWSFRGATYMDCFESNASMGTWFHLASKEPAGYLSSHKFRTSAFNLFHHINAYEDEGFIVVDLCTWKGHEFVYNYLYLANLKEEWEEVKKAAARAPQPEVRRYVLPLDIHREDQGKNLVSLSYTTATAVLHSDGTIWLEPEVLFSGPRQAFEFPQINYSKCCGKKYSFAYGLGLNHFIPDRIVKLNVQTKETWVWQEEDSYPSEPLFVPSPGATVEDDGVLLSIVVKPGAQRPGSLLVLDARNLTELARADVTTIIPITLHGMYKP from the exons ATGGTCAGCCG CGTGGAGCATCCTGCTGCCAGCTACAAGAAGATCTTTGAGTCAGTGGAGGAGCTGAATGAACCCATACCAGCAGTTATCACTG GTGTTATCCCGTCATGGCTGGGGGGAAGTCTTCTCAGGATGGGTCCAGGTCTCTTCGAGGTGGGAGATGAACATTTCCAGCACCTGTTTGATGGACAGGCTCTCATCCACAAGTTTGACCTGAAGAACGGTCAGGTGACTTACTACCGGAA GTTTATTAGGACAGATGCCTACGTTCGGGCCATGACAGAGAACAGAGTTGTCATCACTGAGTTTGGCACGACAGCCTACCCAGACCCCTGCAAAAACATCTTCTCGAG GTTCTTTACTTACTTCAGAGGCATTGAGGTGACTGATAACTGTTTAGTGAACGTCTACCCAATTGGTGAAGACTTCTACGCAGTCACTGAGACCAACTACATTACCAAGGTTGACCCTGATTCACTGGAGACATTAAAAAAG GTGGATCTTTGTAAGTACCTCTCAGTGAATGGGGTGACTGCCCACCCCCACACTGAACGAGATGGCACGGTCTACAACATTGGTAACTGCTTTGGCAAGAACATGAGTCTGGCTTATAACATTGTTAAGATCTCACCTGTTCCGAAAG ATAAATCAGACCCCATAGAGAAGTCCCAAGTGTTGGTCCAGCTGCCAAGCAGTGAGAGGCTTAAACCCTCCTACGTACACAG CTTTGGTATGACAGACAACTATTTTGTATTTGTGGAGCAGCCGGTGAAGATCAACCTGCTCAAGTTCTTGTCAGCTTGGAGCTTCAGAGGAGCCACATACATGGACTGCTTTGAGTCCAACGCCAGCATGGGG ACATGGTTCCATTTGGCCAGTAAAGAGCCAGCAGGTTATCTGAGTAGTCACAAGTTCAGAACATCAGCATTCAACCTCTTTCACCATATTAACGCCTATGAAGACGAAGGATTCATCGTTGTCGATCTCTGCACGTGGAAAGG TCATGAATTTGTGTATAACTACCTGTACCTGGCTAATCTGAAAGAGGAGTGGGAGGAGGTGAAGAAAGCAGCTGCACGAGCTCCACAGCCTGAGGTCAGACGATATGTCCTTCCACTGGATATTCACAGG gagGATCAGGGGAAGAATCTGGTATCTCTTTCGTACACTACAGCGACCGCCGTTCTTCACAGCGACGGTACTATTTGGCTCGAACCTGAAGTGCTGTTTTCTGGACCAAGACAGG CTTTCGAGTTTCCACAGATCAACTATTCAAAGTGTTGTGGGAAGAAGTACTCCTTCGCCTATGGCCTGGGACTCAACCACTTCATTCCTGACAGG ATCGTCAAGCTGAATGTGCAGACCAAAGAGACCTGGGTGTGGCAGGAGGAGGACAGTTACCCATCAGAGCCACTGTTTGTGCCGTCACCCGGAGCTACAGTGGAGGATGATG GTGTGTTGCTGAGTATTGTGGTAAAGCCAGGTGCACAGAGACCAGGTTCCCTGCTGGTGCTGGATGCCAGAAACCTGACAGAGCTCGCCAGGGCAGACGTCACCACTATCATCCCCATCACCCTGCATGGGATGTACAAGCCGTGA
- the depdc1a gene encoding DEP domain-containing protein 1A: MSSHVITPGPYRATKLWNEVTRLFRAGMPLRKHRQNFRHYASCFTASAAVDWLHQLLCNNSNFGPDVTRQQTVQLLKKFLKNHVIEDVKGRWGTEDLEDNNVLYRFPSTSPLKHIPCSAPASESRSIKKRPSFKDKEGFFRLRSTRRQEKETQENVDPALRIQQEGDSQTEEEQQKQRRELTVEDVQEIWRDITLTHLQRILDVPSLDEVLDHRYVNPQNIIHNMTKVNKHGVVTLDDKTNDLPDWVLSAMRSLASWPKYNGTQQSYPGFERDVFKTVSDYFYSLPQPLLTYELYELFINVLGVLQPQCERVAIEALQLCTLLLPPASRRKLQLLMRMASRISQNVDMPRLHPAIGTRTLMVHTFSGCVLGSAEECDLDELLATRLVSFLMDHQQSILSVPEYLLGAISDHIQYLRTAQVPMDSVSKTDKSDPVCPPMPVYTFCHQISGAEFEQQKLESSQKAMEELLEILVTDQNISEKDRRKKLKQFQKQYPDIYRQRFPSSDGESKTDNKPKIKPPLLNIKKTKAFSIRN, translated from the exons ATGAGTTCTCATGTTATCACCCCTGGACCGTACCGAGCCACGAAATTG TGGAATGAGGTGACACGTTTGTTTCGGGCTGGCATGCCCCTCAGGAAGCATCGCCAGAACTTCAGGCACTATGCTTCCTGTTtcactgcttctgctgctgttgattGGCTGCACCAGCTGCTCTGTAACAACAGCAACTTTGGCCCCGACGTTACCAGGCAACAGACAGTTCAGCTCCTGAAGAAGTTTCTGAAGAACCATGTGATTGAAGATGTAAAGGGACGCTGGGGAACAGAGGACCTGGAGGACAACAATGTGCTGTACAG GTTTCCTTCCACTTCTCCTCTGAAACACATCCcctgttcagctccagcctcaGAGTCCAGATCCATAAAAAAGAGACCTTCATTCAAGGACAAAGAAGGTTTCTTCAGGCTTAGAAGCACAAGGAGGCAGGAGAAAGAGACCCAG GAAAATGTGGATCCTGCACTCCGAATACAGCAGGAAGGCGACAGTCAGACAGAAGAAgagcagcagaaacagagacGAGAGCTGACAGTGGAGGATGTACAGGAGATCTGGAGAGACATCACGCTGACCCA CCTTCAGAGGATTCTAGATGTTCCATCTCTCGACGAGGTTTTAGACCATCGTTATGTGAATCCACAGAACATCATCCATAATATGACCAAAGTCAACAAACACGGAGTGGTCACACTGGACGACAAGACCA ATGACCTTCCAGACTGGGTTCTGTCTGCCATGAGGAGCCTGGCCAGTT GGCCAAAGTACAACGGCACACAGCAATCCTATCCTGGCTTTGAAAGAGATGTCTTCAAAACAGTGTCCGATTACTTCTACAGCCTCCCACAGCCACTGCTCACATATGAACTGTATGAACTGTTTATCAATGTTCTAG GCGTTCTCCAGCCTCAGTGTGAACGTGTAGCCATCGAGGCCCTGCAGCTCTGCACCCTCCTCCTTCCACCTGCCTCCCGCAGGAAGTTGCAGCTGCTCATGAGGATGGCGTCACGCATCAGCCAGAATGTAGACATGCCTCGCCTCCACCCTGCTATCGGCACTCGGACATTG ATGGTTCACACATTTTCAGGCTGTGTCCTGGGCAgtgctgaggagtgtgatttgGATGAGCTGTTAGCAACCAGGCTGGTGTCATTTTTAATGGACCATCAGCAAAGCATCCTCTCAGTCCCAGAGTACCTGCTTGGTGCCATCAGTGACCATATACAGTACCTACGAACAGCACAG GTCCCGATGGACTCTGTTTCAAAGACTGACAAAAGCGATCCGGTTTGCCCTCCAATGCCGGTCTACACGTTCTGCCATCAGATCAGTGGCGCTGAGTTTGAACAGCAAAAACTGGAGTCTTCTCAGAAGGCCATGGAGGAGCTGCTAGAGATCCTGGTGACAGATCAAAACATCAGTGAGAAGGACAGACGCAAGAAACTGAAACAG TTTCAGAAGCAGTACCCAGACATCTACAGGCAACGATTCCCCTCCTCGGATGGCGAGAGCAAGACTGACAACAAACCAAAGATTAAACCTCCACTCCTCAACATCAAGAAGACCAAAGCTTTCAGCATCAGGAACTGA